In Oceaniferula marina, the following proteins share a genomic window:
- a CDS encoding YhcH/YjgK/YiaL family protein: protein MIISTLTEADAQTTGSAAMKTALDFLKANFNGEITEGRFEVDDGELFGYSQVYQTELPGENVVYEVHRRYIDVQYIISGSETMRWLPLDELSETQPYDVEGDYLLGIAGGSHYSEISFREGQIMVMYPGDAHAACLASPEGVQEVRKLVVKVPICEE from the coding sequence ATGATAATATCCACACTTACAGAAGCGGATGCGCAAACCACTGGCTCTGCAGCCATGAAAACAGCCCTTGATTTTCTCAAAGCCAATTTCAATGGAGAGATAACTGAAGGCAGGTTCGAGGTGGATGACGGAGAGCTGTTTGGTTACTCACAAGTTTACCAAACGGAGTTGCCAGGCGAAAATGTTGTCTATGAAGTACACCGAAGATATATCGACGTTCAATACATTATTTCTGGGAGCGAAACGATGCGCTGGTTGCCTCTCGACGAATTGTCTGAGACGCAACCCTATGATGTAGAGGGTGATTATCTGCTTGGTATAGCAGGAGGCAGTCATTATAGTGAAATCAGTTTTAGAGAGGGACAAATAATGGTGATGTATCCCGGTGACGCCCATGCGGCATGTCTGGCAAGCCCCGAAGGTGTACAGGAGGTCAGGAAGCTGGTTGTGAAGGTGCCAATATGCGAAGAATAA
- a CDS encoding NAD-dependent 4,6-dehydratase LegB codes for MKSLTNKKVLVTGADGFIGSHLVEQLLGEGCKVRAFAYYNSFNSWGWMDSFESEVLKQVEVVTGDIRDRGSVAMAMDGVDVVLHLAALIGIPYSYYSPESYVGTNITGTLNVLEEAKRLGTERVLVTSTSEVYGTAQYVPIDEQHPYQGQSPYSATKIGADRMAESYFRSFDLPVTIVRPFNTYGPRQSARAVIPTIISQLCNGIEEIKLGSLSPTRDLVYVKDTARGFIELAKCDDAIGEEVNIATQQEISIGDLAQTLVSQINPSAKIVCENERIRPSKSEVERLLGANEKLKSLTGWAPATTLEQGLAETVAWFSEASNLSRYKADIYNV; via the coding sequence ATGAAATCATTGACTAACAAAAAAGTATTAGTGACCGGAGCCGATGGGTTCATCGGGAGTCATTTGGTGGAGCAACTTCTCGGTGAGGGCTGTAAAGTGCGGGCTTTCGCATATTATAATTCGTTTAATTCTTGGGGGTGGATGGACTCGTTTGAGTCTGAAGTTCTCAAGCAGGTCGAAGTTGTAACCGGTGATATTCGTGACCGGGGTTCTGTTGCCATGGCGATGGATGGGGTAGATGTTGTCCTGCATCTGGCAGCGTTGATAGGTATCCCCTACAGCTATTACTCTCCAGAGAGTTACGTAGGCACTAACATCACTGGCACTCTGAATGTTCTGGAGGAGGCCAAGCGGTTGGGAACAGAGAGAGTTCTGGTTACTTCGACATCGGAAGTTTATGGAACAGCACAGTACGTGCCGATCGATGAACAACACCCCTATCAAGGGCAATCCCCTTATTCAGCAACCAAGATTGGAGCAGACCGGATGGCTGAGAGTTACTTCAGGAGTTTTGATCTGCCTGTGACGATTGTGCGCCCCTTCAACACTTATGGTCCTCGTCAGTCTGCAAGGGCGGTTATCCCTACTATTATCAGCCAGCTGTGTAATGGGATTGAGGAGATCAAGCTGGGTTCGTTAAGCCCTACCCGTGACTTGGTGTATGTCAAGGACACCGCACGAGGATTTATCGAACTGGCCAAGTGTGATGACGCCATTGGTGAGGAAGTCAATATTGCGACACAGCAGGAGATATCCATAGGTGATTTAGCCCAGACGCTGGTGAGTCAGATTAATCCGAGTGCTAAGATTGTCTGTGAAAATGAGCGCATTCGTCCGTCGAAAAGTGAGGTTGAGCGGCTTCTAGGTGCCAATGAGAAACTGAAATCACTGACTGGCTGGGCCCCTGCAACTACGCTTGAGCAAGGGCTTGCTGAAACAGTTGCCTGGTTTTCCGAGGCATCCAATTTGAGTAGATACAAGGCGGATATTTACAACGTATGA
- the neuC gene encoding UDP-N-acetylglucosamine 2-epimerase: protein MMVESRKIAVFTSARSEYGSFRGMLEAIEQHPGLELCLFVSGTHLAEQDGYTISEIEDDGFEVTARIPMFDGDRSSEGYARALGREWLGLVDAVSEHRPDIILINGDRGELLPVASVALTLGIPVAHIAGGEITEGAIDDSVRHAVSKLSHLHFVTNDLHARRLCQLGEESWRIVISGEPALDSISKMTLLTKSELEESLEIKLNDPIVLVTYHPETLGEAGLAELEATLEAMVSVDATYVITYPNADPGSEPILERLKRFAGENEQAMLVSSLGQVRYYSMLACCAAMLGNSSSGLWEAPTFRLPVVNLGGRQAGRLRAGNVIDISDVSAQAVRRGLEQAISQEFNKSLECLANPYGNGHAVDKIISVLESVPLDIRLLRKKFVNTCDE, encoded by the coding sequence ATGATGGTGGAGAGTCGCAAGATTGCTGTATTTACCTCGGCTCGTTCTGAGTACGGGAGTTTTCGAGGGATGCTCGAAGCGATAGAGCAGCATCCGGGTTTGGAATTGTGCTTATTCGTAAGCGGGACACATCTTGCTGAGCAAGATGGCTATACTATCAGCGAAATTGAGGATGACGGATTCGAAGTTACCGCCCGGATACCCATGTTTGATGGGGACAGAAGCTCCGAAGGGTATGCCAGAGCCTTGGGCAGAGAGTGGCTTGGGTTGGTGGATGCCGTCAGCGAACATCGCCCCGATATCATCCTGATAAATGGCGACCGCGGCGAGTTATTGCCTGTAGCATCTGTAGCGTTAACTCTAGGCATTCCCGTCGCGCATATTGCCGGTGGTGAGATTACTGAAGGTGCGATTGACGACTCAGTGCGGCACGCTGTATCCAAGCTTAGCCATCTCCACTTTGTCACTAACGACCTCCATGCGCGGAGACTGTGCCAACTGGGAGAGGAAAGTTGGCGTATTGTCATTTCCGGTGAGCCCGCTCTCGATAGTATCAGCAAAATGACATTGCTCACAAAAAGTGAATTAGAGGAGTCGCTTGAAATCAAGTTGAACGATCCGATCGTATTGGTCACTTACCATCCTGAAACTCTGGGAGAAGCGGGTCTGGCTGAACTCGAGGCGACGCTGGAAGCGATGGTATCCGTGGACGCAACTTACGTGATTACTTATCCCAATGCGGATCCCGGAAGCGAACCAATACTCGAGCGTCTCAAACGGTTTGCTGGTGAAAATGAACAGGCCATGCTCGTGTCGTCTTTAGGACAAGTCCGATATTACAGCATGCTTGCATGTTGCGCGGCGATGTTAGGAAATTCTTCCAGTGGTCTTTGGGAGGCTCCCACCTTTAGGCTTCCAGTGGTCAACCTCGGTGGTAGGCAAGCAGGCAGATTACGTGCTGGTAACGTGATTGATATTTCGGATGTTAGTGCCCAGGCTGTTCGACGGGGCCTTGAACAGGCGATATCACAGGAGTTCAATAAGTCATTGGAATGTCTTGCAAACCCATATGGTAATGGGCATGCAGTGGACAAGATCATCAGTGTGCTCGAGTCTGTTCCGTTAGATATTAGATTGCTGCGCAAAAAGTTTGTAAATACCTGTGATGAGTGA
- a CDS encoding GNAT family N-acetyltransferase: MSEIHTYDSVRNDIRWRQALGVWTDVYFQPEWLTLHLFDEGAVGLLFEYKEGDAVWLYAFVKRPIPTEYGQLNCFDIESAYGYGGPLSSSDDEEFLKRSRGAFEKWCIDQGIVAEFCAFHPMLSNEKWMLSDNLKILTDRETVALNLGGENPLSDNYSADGRYMCRRGQREGIRIEEVPVDQGFDRFVEMYLEAMQRLNASKFYLFNGRYFEQLEQLVRARGWLMAALKNEEWVAASLFLHGDQWLHYHLSANNMDVKAPGATNMLLDAAAHKGCSMGLTAFHLGGGRTNAEKDSLLKFKASMGKEKQQFKIGKAIHHPDVYHAIIKQWEARQPEQVASIGQRLLRYRSR, encoded by the coding sequence ATGAGTGAGATCCATACCTATGATTCTGTGAGGAATGATATACGCTGGCGACAGGCACTCGGTGTATGGACGGACGTATATTTTCAACCAGAATGGCTTACATTGCATCTGTTCGATGAAGGAGCGGTAGGCCTGCTCTTTGAGTATAAAGAAGGAGATGCAGTTTGGCTCTATGCTTTTGTCAAACGACCAATTCCGACAGAATATGGGCAGTTGAATTGCTTCGACATCGAGAGTGCCTACGGCTATGGTGGCCCCTTGAGCTCGTCCGATGACGAGGAGTTTCTGAAACGGTCACGTGGGGCTTTTGAGAAATGGTGTATTGATCAGGGGATCGTGGCTGAGTTCTGCGCATTTCACCCGATGTTGAGCAATGAGAAGTGGATGTTGTCTGATAATCTCAAGATTTTGACAGACCGGGAAACAGTAGCACTCAATCTGGGTGGTGAAAATCCGCTGAGTGACAATTACTCTGCCGACGGGCGTTATATGTGTCGGCGTGGGCAGCGTGAGGGAATCCGAATTGAAGAAGTTCCAGTTGATCAGGGTTTTGATCGATTTGTGGAGATGTACCTTGAGGCAATGCAGCGGTTGAATGCATCCAAATTTTATTTATTCAACGGCAGATATTTTGAGCAGTTGGAGCAGCTAGTGCGCGCGCGCGGATGGCTCATGGCTGCTTTAAAGAATGAGGAATGGGTGGCAGCTTCGCTGTTTCTCCACGGAGATCAGTGGCTGCATTATCATCTTTCAGCTAACAATATGGATGTTAAGGCACCGGGAGCAACCAACATGCTGCTGGATGCAGCGGCACACAAGGGATGTTCCATGGGATTGACGGCATTTCATCTTGGCGGTGGCCGTACCAATGCGGAAAAAGATAGCCTCCTTAAATTCAAGGCTTCCATGGGAAAGGAAAAGCAGCAGTTTAAGATTGGTAAAGCAATTCATCATCCCGATGTATACCACGCAATCATCAAGCAGTGGGAAGCAAGGCAGCCTGAGCAGGTTGCCTCAATAGGACAACGCTTGTTGAGATATCGCAGTAGATAA
- a CDS encoding cytidylyltransferase domain-containing protein, producing MKKRIGILITGRLKSTRLKLKALKEIQGRSMFSHMVDRLKLASRPDIIVLCTSDLSGDDRLADLAIEEGIEVYRGHPDDVLARLTGAAVKFDLDTVINCMADNPFSDPEIIDQLADYHIGANYDYTRTEGVPLGLFSYALERKALEKVCRIKDDIDTEIWGAYFTDTGCFNCGVMKVVDEQWNFPELRLTVDTAPDFDVVTRIFNALNVDGEDFSGPSIIRYSRAHPELMEINKGVEQKKGHSIKLKDVD from the coding sequence ATGAAAAAGCGTATAGGAATCCTCATTACAGGGAGGTTGAAATCAACCCGACTAAAACTGAAGGCATTGAAGGAGATTCAAGGCCGGTCGATGTTCTCACACATGGTGGATCGGTTGAAGTTAGCCTCGCGCCCGGATATTATCGTGCTATGTACTTCGGATTTGAGTGGTGATGACAGGTTGGCGGATCTGGCCATAGAGGAAGGGATAGAGGTATACCGGGGGCATCCTGATGATGTTCTTGCTAGGTTAACTGGTGCAGCGGTAAAATTTGATCTGGATACCGTTATCAACTGCATGGCGGACAATCCTTTCTCGGACCCTGAAATCATTGACCAGCTTGCCGATTATCACATAGGCGCTAATTATGATTATACACGAACAGAGGGAGTACCCTTGGGCCTGTTTTCCTATGCGCTGGAGCGGAAGGCACTCGAAAAAGTATGCAGAATCAAGGATGATATTGATACTGAGATCTGGGGTGCCTACTTCACAGATACTGGTTGCTTTAATTGCGGTGTCATGAAGGTGGTCGATGAGCAGTGGAACTTCCCAGAGCTTCGTCTCACGGTGGACACGGCTCCAGATTTTGATGTCGTGACCCGTATATTTAATGCCCTTAATGTGGATGGCGAAGATTTTTCCGGACCTTCTATCATCCGGTATTCACGTGCACATCCTGAATTGATGGAGATTAATAAGGGCGTCGAACAGAAAAAGGGGCATTCAATAAAGTTGAAAGATGTTGACTAG
- a CDS encoding N-acetylneuraminate synthase family protein, which yields MKNNTYIIAEMACSHDGKVDLAKQIIDGAGKAGADAIQFQIWKLSESLVPSHADYDFCSTLELSQDQWGELVGYVREHYPEMEIIGCVEEPASVQFCEKVAIDAYKLHTSELSNPVMIDEVAKTGKRIDLSVGASTLDEIQKALTRIRSLSDADVWLMYGYQNFPTDPEKVNLDWLVTLKNLFGLRVGYQDHTDAESAGAFWLPAASTGMGIDVQEKHITHNRSRKGCDHQAALNPDEFARFVEMCKTLDCAKGEYRPRSFSADEQKYRKYAKKSLVANKDLLEGNVITGSDLVAMRANDLGLPPDEVEILLGRKLRKAVAKYELVTIKDTL from the coding sequence ATGAAAAACAATACCTATATCATTGCGGAAATGGCCTGCTCACACGATGGGAAGGTGGATTTAGCAAAACAAATTATCGATGGCGCGGGCAAAGCAGGTGCAGACGCAATACAATTTCAAATATGGAAATTGTCGGAGTCGTTGGTCCCCAGCCATGCTGACTACGACTTTTGCTCTACGCTGGAATTGAGCCAGGACCAGTGGGGCGAACTAGTCGGCTATGTCCGTGAACATTATCCGGAAATGGAAATTATTGGATGTGTAGAGGAGCCGGCAAGTGTGCAATTTTGTGAGAAGGTGGCAATTGATGCATATAAACTGCATACTTCAGAACTATCCAATCCGGTTATGATTGATGAGGTCGCCAAAACCGGGAAGCGGATTGATCTCAGTGTAGGTGCTTCCACCTTGGATGAGATCCAGAAAGCACTGACGAGGATTCGTAGCCTGAGTGATGCCGACGTCTGGTTGATGTACGGGTATCAGAATTTTCCGACCGATCCTGAGAAAGTCAATTTGGACTGGCTGGTGACTCTCAAAAACTTGTTTGGGCTAAGGGTTGGATATCAGGATCATACGGACGCCGAAAGCGCGGGGGCTTTCTGGCTTCCAGCCGCATCGACAGGTATGGGGATTGATGTTCAAGAAAAACACATTACCCACAACCGCTCTAGAAAAGGCTGTGATCATCAGGCGGCCCTGAATCCGGATGAATTTGCCAGGTTTGTCGAGATGTGTAAGACTCTTGATTGTGCAAAGGGAGAATATAGACCACGGAGTTTTTCTGCTGACGAACAGAAATATCGTAAGTATGCGAAGAAGAGTCTGGTGGCCAATAAGGATCTTCTCGAAGGTAATGTGATCACTGGTTCTGATCTTGTGGCAATGCGTGCAAATGATCTGGGGTTACCACCTGATGAAGTGGAGATATTGCTTGGTAGAAAACTTCGCAAAGCCGTTGCGAAATATGAACTGGTGACAATCAAAGACACACTATGA
- a CDS encoding lipopolysaccharide biosynthesis protein yields the protein MISKIKKIISRQSDVAKNGSIYLGSRVGTKILSFLMLPVWTTFLSPEQYGVIGLIVAYSGMVGALLLLGLPSAIVRHYHDYDDQWSGYIKTIFGYALGILFLVYMTMWMTDIILQEAAPDIIGRYRNVFWITLTGGVLTQLSIAGVQAERASKQFIIGNFISYLVGVTLSLLFVIYFRMGAEGFLYGMGTGTLVGVAYMVSNRREKWLFGGGAIHAQYLKKGMKYGALLLPTALSGWAINFLGRIIVERYSGLQEVGLFSFAGNLAMVMSFIMISLVQAWSPEYFASRKRGSENEIKASVSHIDGLATKFSLIVLIGIASFGTPMLSVLISDRYHSALGMITPLCVGYLFFGFTNIETRECMFLGKNFQVSVIYVIGAFVAIVGSLALVPTYGGYGASIASMVAMFIMSLLPLVMNRRQGVKILNLKSYGLSFVYGLCCIFADKLIPTDDVNAWLVRSFFALLMGGMLFVALNSFCKSNKSRVSGAV from the coding sequence ATGATTTCTAAAATCAAAAAAATAATATCTAGGCAGAGTGATGTTGCTAAAAATGGGAGTATTTATTTAGGTTCGCGTGTAGGCACTAAAATACTTAGTTTTTTGATGTTGCCTGTATGGACTACCTTTTTGTCTCCAGAGCAATATGGAGTCATTGGCTTGATCGTGGCGTATTCGGGAATGGTGGGGGCATTACTATTATTAGGCCTGCCATCTGCTATTGTTCGTCATTATCATGACTATGACGATCAGTGGTCTGGATACATAAAAACTATTTTTGGATATGCTTTAGGGATACTTTTTCTCGTCTACATGACTATGTGGATGACAGATATCATCTTGCAAGAAGCTGCACCTGATATAATTGGGCGATATAGGAATGTCTTTTGGATTACCCTGACGGGGGGAGTGTTGACTCAATTGTCGATTGCTGGTGTTCAGGCTGAGAGAGCAAGTAAGCAATTTATAATTGGTAACTTTATCTCATACTTAGTGGGGGTGACGTTGTCGTTGTTGTTCGTAATTTATTTTAGGATGGGAGCAGAGGGGTTCCTGTATGGCATGGGGACAGGCACTCTAGTCGGTGTGGCCTACATGGTGTCGAACCGCCGTGAAAAGTGGTTGTTTGGGGGTGGCGCAATTCATGCTCAATACCTCAAAAAAGGGATGAAATATGGAGCGCTATTACTTCCAACTGCTTTATCTGGATGGGCTATCAATTTTTTGGGGCGGATTATCGTAGAGCGGTATAGTGGTTTACAGGAAGTCGGCTTGTTTTCATTTGCCGGTAATCTAGCAATGGTGATGTCTTTCATTATGATCAGCTTGGTTCAGGCTTGGTCACCAGAGTATTTTGCTAGTCGAAAGAGAGGGTCAGAAAATGAAATTAAGGCCTCAGTGAGTCATATTGATGGCTTGGCTACAAAATTCTCGTTGATTGTTTTGATTGGTATTGCCAGTTTTGGGACTCCCATGCTGTCAGTGTTGATTTCGGATAGGTATCATTCAGCGTTGGGTATGATAACGCCTTTGTGTGTTGGCTATTTGTTTTTTGGCTTCACTAATATAGAAACCCGAGAGTGTATGTTTTTGGGAAAGAATTTTCAAGTCTCAGTAATTTACGTGATTGGTGCTTTTGTAGCCATTGTAGGTTCCTTGGCTCTTGTGCCAACCTACGGCGGCTATGGAGCTAGTATAGCAAGTATGGTTGCCATGTTTATTATGAGTTTGCTGCCATTGGTCATGAATAGGAGGCAAGGGGTTAAAATTTTAAACTTAAAGTCATATGGGTTATCTTTCGTATATGGATTGTGTTGTATCTTTGCTGATAAACTAATACCGACTGATGATGTAAATGCATGGTTAGTTAGGAGTTTTTTTGCGTTATTAATGGGGGGCATGTTATTTGTTGCACTAAATAGTTTCTGCAAATCAAACAAATCAAGAGTTTCGGGAGCTGTATGA
- a CDS encoding SGNH/GDSL hydrolase family protein, translated as MKDLYIVGDSLGLARPATRKDMAVSYRDTYVARIRDHYDGSGVHVHHNGRRERTVDEVYYLTDEIIWSRPERVIIQVGIVDCAPRVFSRWQRACLARLPKLIRVPILMFVNKYKLLLLSFRPWVVYTSKKAFKKNVDKILLKFQEHNIKVIFCSIAPAGKGMLSRNPRIQSQINKYNAIINEVVKSRGGVIVPLCDVFKDDCEACLLSDGHHFSAHGHHRLADTLINSYIE; from the coding sequence ATGAAAGATCTGTATATTGTCGGCGACTCATTAGGTTTGGCTCGCCCTGCTACCCGTAAAGATATGGCTGTGAGTTATCGCGACACATATGTAGCACGTATCAGAGATCATTATGATGGTTCGGGTGTTCACGTGCATCATAATGGGCGCCGTGAACGTACCGTGGATGAGGTGTATTATTTAACGGATGAAATAATTTGGTCCAGGCCGGAGAGAGTTATAATACAGGTGGGCATTGTTGATTGTGCACCACGCGTTTTTTCTCGATGGCAAAGAGCTTGCTTGGCAAGGCTGCCGAAGCTAATTCGTGTGCCAATTTTAATGTTTGTAAATAAATATAAACTCTTGTTGTTGAGCTTTCGGCCATGGGTAGTTTATACCAGCAAAAAAGCATTCAAAAAAAATGTAGATAAAATATTACTAAAATTTCAGGAGCATAATATTAAAGTGATTTTCTGCAGTATAGCCCCAGCAGGAAAAGGAATGCTATCAAGGAATCCTCGGATTCAGAGTCAAATTAATAAATACAATGCCATTATAAACGAGGTGGTTAAAAGCAGAGGCGGTGTCATTGTGCCACTTTGCGATGTATTCAAGGATGATTGTGAGGCATGTTTGCTTAGCGATGGACATCATTTTAGTGCCCATGGTCATCATCGTTTAGCAGATACCTTGATTAATAGTTACATAGAATGA
- the neuB gene encoding N-acetylneuraminate synthase produces MLTRWDRSRCFVIAEAGVNHNGDIAVAKRLIDAAKDAGADAVKFQTWITELIVTEDSASADYQQQNTGKQSQYELLKALELSHDQFIQLKDYAHQVGIWFLSTPDEEVSAEFLLSNGMELIKVGSGELTNLPFLDFLARKRLPMIVSTGMATMQEVESAVTTIQEAGTIDLSLLHCVSNYPADPADCNLRAMATMRKEFGLPVGYSDHTMGNEICLAAVALGATIIEKHLTLDRTMDGPDHGCSSEPAEFAELVKGIRDIESAMGDGVKQPVSCELATRKVVRKEIVAKRDMRIGEILQISDLTLKRGNGEGLGSDQFENVIGKCVIEAIPENALVLPSKLSVT; encoded by the coding sequence ATGTTGACTAGATGGGACAGAAGTCGATGCTTTGTAATCGCAGAAGCTGGGGTGAACCACAACGGTGATATTGCGGTGGCCAAACGCCTCATCGACGCAGCAAAAGATGCGGGTGCAGATGCGGTTAAATTCCAAACATGGATCACCGAGCTTATAGTAACTGAAGACTCGGCGAGTGCGGATTACCAGCAACAGAACACTGGTAAGCAGAGCCAGTATGAGCTACTTAAAGCTCTCGAACTGAGCCATGATCAGTTTATCCAGCTCAAGGACTATGCTCATCAGGTGGGTATCTGGTTCCTTTCAACTCCGGACGAGGAAGTTAGCGCGGAGTTTCTCTTAAGTAATGGTATGGAATTAATCAAGGTCGGGAGTGGTGAGTTGACCAATCTTCCATTCCTTGATTTTCTGGCCAGAAAACGTCTGCCCATGATTGTGTCTACGGGCATGGCGACCATGCAGGAAGTTGAAAGCGCGGTGACAACCATTCAAGAGGCGGGTACCATAGACCTCAGCCTGCTGCATTGTGTTTCAAACTACCCAGCAGATCCGGCAGACTGTAATTTACGTGCGATGGCGACGATGCGGAAGGAATTTGGCCTACCGGTCGGTTATTCTGATCACACAATGGGTAATGAGATATGCTTGGCTGCGGTGGCACTCGGAGCTACTATCATCGAGAAACATCTCACTCTTGACCGCACGATGGACGGGCCTGATCATGGTTGTTCATCCGAGCCTGCCGAATTTGCAGAGTTGGTTAAAGGTATCAGGGATATTGAATCCGCAATGGGCGACGGGGTGAAGCAACCGGTATCCTGTGAGTTAGCAACCCGCAAAGTGGTCAGGAAGGAAATTGTTGCCAAAAGGGACATGCGGATTGGCGAGATTTTGCAGATATCCGACCTGACTCTTAAGAGAGGAAACGGGGAAGGGTTGGGCAGTGATCAGTTTGAAAATGTGATTGGGAAGTGTGTGATAGAGGCAATACCGGAGAACGCGCTTGTGTTGCCTAGCAAGTTGTCTGTAACGTGA
- a CDS encoding nucleotidyltransferase family protein has translation MKSELLKKYLVSQSQSVRELMQVIGENARGIALAVDSDGVLITTLTDGDVRRGLLNGLCLKSQIGELVEDKESRIAHPALVVSPDVADDECLRIMEEAGVRQIPVVDEFGHVVDLVSKDLLLDKAALRLNYVAEEPKASSQYEDMEASGVIMAGGFGTRLRPLTDHMPKPMLPINDRPLLEYIVERFERAGIRKLYVSTHYKREVIENHFRDGSGHNVSIDYLHEDDPLGTAGALGLIEKVNRPLVMTNGDILTEIDFRSLLCFHHEHDAMLTVGVRQYDIKVPFGVMNTKGSDVISIDEKPVLDFLVNAGVYVVSPAAYDLIPKNKHYNMTDLIEDILAAEGSVAAFPIVEYWLDIGQMSDYQQAQNDHHE, from the coding sequence ATGAAGAGTGAACTTCTGAAAAAATATTTGGTATCCCAAAGCCAGTCTGTTCGGGAACTGATGCAAGTCATCGGAGAGAACGCGAGGGGCATTGCTTTGGCAGTGGATTCTGATGGGGTGCTCATTACCACTCTAACAGATGGAGATGTCCGCAGGGGGCTTTTAAATGGTCTGTGTTTGAAAAGTCAGATTGGAGAGTTGGTGGAAGATAAGGAAAGTCGGATTGCACACCCTGCACTCGTCGTTTCTCCTGATGTTGCTGATGACGAGTGTTTGCGAATCATGGAGGAGGCAGGGGTCAGACAGATCCCAGTAGTGGACGAATTTGGGCATGTTGTGGACCTGGTGTCTAAGGATTTATTACTGGATAAGGCGGCGTTACGGTTGAACTACGTCGCTGAGGAACCTAAGGCTTCATCTCAATACGAGGATATGGAGGCCAGCGGTGTGATTATGGCCGGGGGATTCGGCACTCGACTCCGACCATTGACCGATCATATGCCGAAACCCATGCTGCCAATCAATGACCGTCCTCTATTAGAGTACATCGTTGAGCGCTTCGAGAGGGCTGGAATTCGAAAGTTATATGTATCCACCCACTACAAACGGGAAGTCATCGAGAACCATTTTCGCGATGGGTCTGGACATAATGTGAGCATTGATTATCTGCATGAGGATGATCCCCTGGGGACGGCCGGCGCTCTAGGTCTGATTGAAAAAGTGAATCGCCCCTTGGTAATGACCAACGGTGACATTCTAACGGAAATTGATTTCAGATCTTTATTGTGTTTCCATCATGAGCATGACGCCATGCTTACAGTGGGTGTCAGGCAGTATGATATCAAGGTGCCATTTGGTGTGATGAACACGAAAGGATCAGATGTGATTTCCATCGACGAAAAGCCGGTGCTCGATTTCTTAGTCAACGCCGGAGTGTATGTGGTTTCTCCTGCTGCCTACGACCTCATACCAAAGAATAAACACTACAATATGACGGATCTGATCGAGGATATTCTCGCAGCTGAAGGCTCGGTAGCGGCGTTTCCTATCGTAGAATATTGGTTGGATATTGGCCAAATGTCTGACTATCAACAGGCTCAAAACGATCATCATGAATAA